One segment of Cottoperca gobio chromosome 24, fCotGob3.1, whole genome shotgun sequence DNA contains the following:
- the sf3b6 gene encoding splicing factor 3B subunit 6 isoform X1: protein MDVPPYCMQSLICTEAESVCTLWTWRRFTSALSSVCSRTSFVIVHLNLMPLSKTNVPPNLQIRLPPEVNRILYVRNLPYKITAEEMYDIFGKYGPIRQIRTGNTPESRGTAYVVYEDIFDAKNACDHLSGFNVCNRYLVVLYYNANRAFQKMDIKKKEEQLKLLKEKYGINTDPPK from the exons ATGGACGTCCCTCCATATTGCATGCAGTCCCTCATCTGTACGGAGGCAGAGAGTGTTTGCACTCTGTGGACCTGGAGAAGGTTCACGTCTGCCTTGTCGAGTGTGTGTTCAAGAACCTCATTTGTAATTGTTCATCTCAACTTAATGCCTTTGAGCAAAACAAATGTGCCCCCAAATCTTCAG ATACGATTACCTCCTGAGGTGAACAGAATCCTGTACGTCAGAAACCTTCCTTACAAGATCACAGCGGAGGAAATGTATGATATCTTTGGGAAGTATGGACCAATACGTCAAATCAGAAC AGGGAACACACCTGAATCAAGAGGAACAGCTTACGTGGTTTATGAAGATATCTTTGACGCCAAGAACGCCTGTGACCATCTGTCAGGCTTCAATGTCTGCAACCGTTACCTGGTGGTCCTCTACTACAACGCAAACAGA GCTTTCCAGAAGATGGAcataaagaagaaagaggaacagCTGAAGCTTCTAAAAGAGAAATACGGCATCAACACAGACCCTCCAAAGTAG
- the sf3b6 gene encoding splicing factor 3B subunit 6 isoform X2, whose product MAMQAAKRANIRLPPEVNRILYVRNLPYKITAEEMYDIFGKYGPIRQIRTGNTPESRGTAYVVYEDIFDAKNACDHLSGFNVCNRYLVVLYYNANRAFQKMDIKKKEEQLKLLKEKYGINTDPPK is encoded by the exons ATGGCTATGCAAGCAGCGAAACGCGCTAAT ATACGATTACCTCCTGAGGTGAACAGAATCCTGTACGTCAGAAACCTTCCTTACAAGATCACAGCGGAGGAAATGTATGATATCTTTGGGAAGTATGGACCAATACGTCAAATCAGAAC AGGGAACACACCTGAATCAAGAGGAACAGCTTACGTGGTTTATGAAGATATCTTTGACGCCAAGAACGCCTGTGACCATCTGTCAGGCTTCAATGTCTGCAACCGTTACCTGGTGGTCCTCTACTACAACGCAAACAGA GCTTTCCAGAAGATGGAcataaagaagaaagaggaacagCTGAAGCTTCTAAAAGAGAAATACGGCATCAACACAGACCCTCCAAAGTAG